A genome region from Corvus hawaiiensis isolate bCorHaw1 chromosome 4, bCorHaw1.pri.cur, whole genome shotgun sequence includes the following:
- the MAPK8IP2 gene encoding C-Jun-amino-terminal kinase-interacting protein 2 has translation MADRAEMFSLSTFHSLSPPGCRPPQDISLEEFDDEDLSEITDDCGIGLNYDSDHYEKDCLVLERGEQPHPVCTFQDDFQEFEMIDDNDDDDEEEEEEEGNELEAPPSPSASPIPSPALEETQKHRPTTLNLTAAGTQDSLNNNGSFAPPAPRPSWQDALLHSSSSSSSSHTGHSSPHACILDGPCLESPPGPGGAPPSLPPSPLDSQGNSPESLAHGNPSPPRAAPDFNMNLISAALRAPLSPPRPRQPPPPHPCLSPTGPAAPPGAPDAAPPPQAAPQAPTQPQGGGSPGSPRPQPQARPRPERDGAPGAGPAEPLSSDGEGPQSGRAASVRGHPSGSSDTTSPSSDPGIEADLTSRTAKPFLPGGRRGDELSSPGSDSDGELEAAFAGGRLVSNMISSISETELDLSSDSSSGRSSHLTNSIEEASSPGSEGELEPELEAPGLLGIKDSLLLDKGKEDEEEPAERGPPERGVVRRESLAELKVDAYYDSLDPADGPAPEGQTDVSSASPLDLKIDPDHSLESIRRSFYLPVGPKLMPEADEEDNSEYDSDSESEPDLSEDSDSPWLLSNLVNKMISEGSYPIKCPDECFQNSHSLCDTISPASDLEPEILSEALDEEPGPRDSPVALGDAARCQRGAIELVDMETLRSSLAEAEHAAAEPPPEPPAEEPGPFLFLSNPTNDTIAPVCPGRPVTLGRLDASEVLATLGCRPAPPPPRASPGAEPAAATTTGDRRPASPRRWALDGDLDSGVLEADSMIDDVRLAPDADRAALDVSTAKTNRGFAMALEEAEPPLVAPRRASPAGDGTVPPEPPALDESLAYDSVKYTLVVDEHTQLELVSLRRCTSVLSDDSDLLRACDDEVAFGDGLVAPDARSSSEDSSPEADLQFSKKFLNVFVNSTSRSSSTESFGLFSCMVNGEEREQTHRAVFRFIPRHEDELELDVDDPILVELEEDDYWYRGYNMRTGERGIFPAFYAHEVVGQARDAIGLKRNPCWVERFNVQFLGSVEVPYHQGNGILCAAMQKIATTRKLTVHLRPPASCDLEVTLQGIKLILTVTEYSAEHEFERCSHFFQMKNISFCGCHPRNSCYFGFITKHPVLSRFACHVFVSQESMRHVAECVGRAFQEYYQEHLEYACPTEDIYLE, from the exons gcCCCCCCAGGACATCAGCCTGGAGGAGTTCGATGACGAGGACCTGTCGGAGATCACGGACGATTGTGGCATCGGCCTCAACTATGACTCGGACCACTATGAGAAG GACTGCCTGGTGCTGGAGCGCGGGGAGCAGCCGCACCCCGTGTGCACCTTCCAGGACGACTTCCAGGAGTTCGAGATGATCGACGAcaacgacgacgacgacgaggaagaggaggaggaggaaggcaacGAGCTGGAGGCGCCGCCGTCCCCCTCGGCCTCGCCCATCCCCTCGCCCGCCTTGGAGGAGACACAGAAGCACCGCCCCACCACCCTCAACTTGACGGCCGCGGGCACCCAG GATTCCCTGAACAACAACGGCAGCttcgccccgcccgccccccgccccagcTGGCAGGACGCGCTCctccactcctcctcctcctcctcttcctcacacacCG GACACTCGTCCCCTCACGCCTGCATCCTGGACGGACCCTGCCTGGAGAGCCCGCCGGGCCCCGGGGGGGCCCCCCCCTCGCTGCCGCCCTCCCCCTTGGACTCGCAAGGCAACAGCCCCGAGTCCCTGGCACATGGTAACCCATCGCCCCCGAGAGCCGCGCCCGATTTTAACATGAACCTCATCTCCGCTGCGCTCCGAGCTCCGCTctccccgccgcgcccccgccaGCCGCCCCCGCCTCACCCCTGTCTCTCTCCAACAGGGCCCGCGGCTCCCCCCGGCGCCCCCGacgccgcccccccgccccaggCCGCCCCCCAGGCCCCCACGCAGCCCCAGGGCGGCGGCAGCCCGGGGTCCCCCCGCCCGCAGCCGCAGGCGCGGCCCCGGCCGGAGCGGGACGGGGCTCCGGGCGCGGGTCCCGCGGAGCCGCTCAGCTCCGACGGGGAGGGTCCCCAGTCCGGCCGGGCCGCCAGCGTGCGCGGCCACCCCTCGGGCTCCTCGGACACCACCTCGCCCTCCTCGGACCCCGGCATCGAGGCCGACCTCACGAGCCGCACGGCCAAGCCCTTCCTGcccggcgggcggcgcggggacGAGCTGAGCTCGCCCGGCTCCGACTCGGACGGGGAGCTGGAGGCGGCGTTCGCCGGCGGGCGCCTGGTCAGCAACATGATCTCGTCCATCTCGGAGACAGAGCTGGACCTGAGCAGCGACAGCAGCAGCGGCCGCTCGTCCCACCTGACCAACTCCATCGAGGAGGCCAGTTCGCCCGGCTCCGAGGGCGAGCTGGAGCCCGAGCTGGAGGCGCCCGGCCTGCTGGGCATCAAGGACTCGCTGCTGCTGGACAAGGgcaaggaggatgaggaggagccGGCCGAGAGGGGCCCGCCCGAGCGTGGCGTGGTCAGGAGGGAGAGCCTGGCCGAGCTGAAGGTGGACGCCTACTACGACAGCCTGGACCCGGCCGACGGCCCCGCGCCCGAGGGCCAGACCGACGTGTCCAGCGCCAGCCCCCTGGACCTGAAGATCGACCCCGACCACAGCCTGGAGAGCATCCGCCGCTCCTTCTACCTGCCCGTGGGGCCCAAGCTGATGCCCGAGGCGGACGAGGAGGACAACAGCGAGTACGACTCCGACTCGGAGTCGGAGCCCGACCTGAGCGAGGACTCGGACTCGCCGTGGCTGCTCAGCAACCTGGTGAACAAGATGATCTCGGAGGGCTCGTACCCCATCAAGTGTCCGGACGAGTGCTTCCAGAACAGCCACTCGCTGTGCGACACCATCTCGCCCGCCTCCGACCTGGAGCCCGAGATCCTGAGCGAGGCGCTGGACGAGGAGCCGGGCCCGCGGGACTCGCCGGTGGCGCTGGGGGACGCGGCGCGGTGCCAGCGCGGTGCCATCGAGCTGGTGGACATGGAGACGCTGCGCAGCTCCCTGGCCGAGGCCGAGCACGCggccgcggagccgccgccggaGCCGCCGGCCGAGGAGCCGGGGCCCTTCCTGTTCCTCAGCAACCCCACCAACGACACCATCGCGCCCGTGTGCCCCGGCCGCCCCGTCACCCTCGGCCGCCTGGACGCCTCCGAGGTCCTGGCCACCTTGGGCTGCCGCCCGGCACCGCCGCCACCGCGGGCATCCCCCGGCGCCGAGCCCGCTGCCGCCACCACCACCGGGGATCGCCGCCCCGCCAGCCCCCGGCGCTGGGCCCTCGACGGGGACCTGGACTCGGGGGTGCTGGAGGCCGACTCCATGATCGACGACGTCCGGTTAGCGCCCGACGCCGATCGCGCCGCGCTGGACGTGTCCACGGCCAAGACCAACCGCGGCTTCGCCATGGCCTTGGAGGAGGCCGAGCCGCCCTTGGTGGCCCCGCGCAGGGCCAGCCCGGCCGGGGACGGGACGGTGCCTCCGGAGCCGCCGGCGCTGGACGAGTCGCTGGCCTACGACTCGGTCAAGTACACGCTGGTGGTGGACGAGCACACGCAGCTGGAGCTGGTCAGCCTGCGGCGCTGCACGTCCGTGCTCAGCGACGACAGTGACCTCCTGAGGGCCTGCGACGATGAGGTGGCCTTCGGGGACGGGCTGGTGGCCCCCGACGCGCGCAGCTCCTCCGAGGACTCGTCCCCCGAGGCCGACCTGCAGTTCTCCAAGAAGTTCCTCAACGTCTTCGTCAACAGCACCTCGCGCTCCTCCA GCACGGAGTCCTTCGGGCTGTTCTCGTGCATGGTGAACGGGGAGGAGCGGGAGCAGACCCATCGCGCTGTCTtcag GTTCATCCCGCGCCACGAGGACGAGCTGGAGCTGGACGTGGACGACCCCATCCtggtggagctggaggaggacgATTACTGGTACCGGGGCTACAACATGCGCACGGGCGAGAGGGGCATCTTCCCCGCCTTCTACGCCCACGAGGTGGTGGGCCAGGCCCGCGATGCCATCG GCCTGAAGAGGAACCCGTGCTGGGTGGAGAGGTTCAACGTGCAGTTCCTGGGCTCCGTGGAGGTCCCGTACCACCAGGGCAACGGGATCCTCTGCGCCGCCATGCAGAAG ATCGCCACCACCAGGAAGCTGACGGTGCACCTGCGGCCCCCGGCCAGCTGTGACCTGGAGGTGACGCTGCAGGGCATCAAACTCATCCTGACCGTCACCGAGTACAGCGCCGAGCACGAG TTCGAGCGCTGCAGCCACTTCTTCCAGATGAAGAACATCTCCTTCTGTGGGTGCCACCCCCGCAACAGCTG CTATTTCGGGTTCATCACCAAGCACCCCGTGCTGAGCCGCTTCGCCTGCCACGTCTTCGTGTCCCAGGAGTCCATGAGACACGTGGCCGAGTGCGTGGG CCGAGCGTTTCAGGAATACTACCAGGAGCACCTGGAATACGCCTGCCCCACAGAGGACATCTACCTGGAGTAG
- the LOC125325272 gene encoding extensin-like isoform X2 has product MAPGCSREHPLPCVGAPGCSRDVPGMSPALCRGTGMSLGCPWGVPCPVPGHRDVPGMSLGCPLPCAGAPGCPQEGPRCHLLVPEPSPTWRHPEFSGSRQGSVACPRPRLPSRCSNREWGRAWSRPGGQPAGKTNPGKKLPGSGSPDTSRPLTCSSTAGATAPAGCPQPQGPGAGMPSSGPAPRPCPRSPHNVPKVPPGQGSASVPRSALPAPLCHQRSPRKPSVPVPALTPATFPPPTLSHRPQTHPTCAPKSSPTLSHHPQIRPTCAPKSSPTLSHRPQIHPTCAPKSSPTLSHRPQTRPTCAPKSIPPAPPKSKPTLCHLPQIQPHSVPSHLHPQIHPHLVPSHLCPPNPSHLHP; this is encoded by the exons ATGGCCCCGGGATGTTCCCGGGAACATCCCCTGCCCTGTGTCGGGGCACCGGGATGTTCCCGGGATGTCCCTGGGAtgtcccctgccctgtgccGGGGCACCGGgatgtccctggggt gtccctggggtgtcccctgccctgtgccGGGGCACCGGGATGTCCCCGGgatgtccctggggtgtcccctgccctgtgccGGGGCACCGGGATGTCCCCAGGAGGGTCCCCGGTGCCACCTCCTTGTCCCTGAGCCCTCGCCCACGTGGCGACACCCGGAGTTCTCCGGAAGCCGCCAGGGGTCTGTGGCCTGTCCCCGTCCCCGGCTGCCATCCCGCTGTTCCAACCGGGAATGGGGCAGGGCCTGGAGCCGGCCCGGTGGGCAACCAGCCGGGAAAACCAATCCCGGGAAAAAACTCCCGGGCTCGGGGAGCCCAGACACCTCCCGACccctcacctgcagcagcaccgcGGGTGCCACCGCACCCGccgggtgtccccagccccagggacccGGAGCGGGAATGCCGAGCTCAGGTCCTGCCCCtcggccgtgtccccgcagccCCCACAACGTCCCCAAAGTCCCCCCCGGCCAAGGCAGCGCCTCTGTCCCCAGATCCGCCCTGCCAGCCCCGCTGTGCCACCAGCGGTCACCCCGCAAACCCTCTGTGCCAGTCCCTGCCCTCACCCCGGCCACCTTCCCACCACCCACCCTGAGCCATCggccccaaacccatcccaccTGTgcccccaaatccagccccacCCTGAGCCATCACCCCCAAATCCGTCCCACCTGTgcccccaaatccagccccacCCTGAGCCATCggccccaaatccatcccacctgtgcccccaaatccagccccacCCTGAGCCATCGGCCCCAAACCCGTCCCACCTGTgcccccaaatccatcccaccTGCACCCCCCAAATCCAAACCCACCTTGTGCCATCtcccccaaatccagccccacTCTGTGCCCTCCCACCTGCACCCTCAAATCCATCCCCACCTTGTTCCATCCCACCTGTgccccccaaatccatcccaccTGCATCCCTAA
- the LOC125325151 gene encoding vegetative cell wall protein gp1-like, giving the protein MDPEPAAHPGIPGRFQPLCIPAGMSHVGMSHVGHARPVSPAPRGHHGSSQSGPTPEKATSTRAARPGPGDRPGTARGCHQPVPALSSSCSPVPSSLAPGPFVPVSFGPAPFFLVPSPTHPLPPARSSPARSSPAPIPFSSVLLIPFPCPAHPCPLIPFIPVPSPSHPCPPRHSSLSPDPVHPCPQPLSSLSPAPLIPVPCPPLSPALPRGRGRAGQVTPKRASGSPGEPALPRGGPSSCQHRPPVSPPCPPRVPPHPQPVPRGATGSGVAPSGRSGARSQGHSPGGAVPPPGPHSAPRPRSGPAAVPKALPSHSRGNGGIPGGLTPATPPARSGHLQSQGHLAFGKAIQEKAEWEPN; this is encoded by the exons ATGGATCCGGAGCCCGCTGCCCATCCCGGCATCCCGGGCCGCTTCCAGCCGCTCTGCATCCCCGCGGGAATGTCGCATGTCGGAATGTCGCATGTCGGCCACGCGCGGCCCG TGTCACCCGCCCCGCGGGGACACCACGGCTCGTCCCAGTCAGGCCCCACGCCAGAGAAGGCGACTTCCACCCGCGCTGCCCGGCCCGGGCCCGGGGACCGCCCGGGGACCGCCCGGGGCTGCCACCAACCCGTCCCCGCTCTCTCCTCGTCCTGCTCTCCCGTCCCTTCGTCCCTGGCCCCTGGCCCGTTCGTCCCTGTCTCGTTTGGCCCTGCCCCGTTcttccttgtccccagccccactcaTCCCCTTCCCCCGGCCCGTTCATCCCCGGCCCGTTCATCCCCGGCCCCCATCCCTTTCAGCTCTGTCTTGCTCATCCCCTTCCCCTGTCCCGCTCATCCTTGTCCCCTGATCCCGttcatccctgtccccagcccctctcaTCCCTGTCCCCCAC GCCACTCATCCTTGTCCCCTGATCCCGttcatccctgtccccagcccctctcatccctgtccccagccccactcatccctgtcccctgcccacCTCTGTCCCCTGCGCTGCCACGGGGACGTGGCAGAGCTGGACAAGTGACTCCCAAAAGGGCATCAGGGTCCCCGGGCGAACCGGCTTTGCCTCGGGGTGGCccctccagctgccagcacagaccccccgtgtcccccccgtgtcccccccgtgtccccccgcaCCCTCAGCCTGTGCCCCGCGGTGCCACCGGCTCCGGGGTGGCCCCGTCCGGACGTTCCGGTGCCCGCAGCCAGGGTCACTCACCCGGTGGCGCGGTGCCACCGCCGGGACCCCACAGTGCCCCCCGGCCGCGGTCCGGTCCCGCGGCCGTTCCCAAAGCGCTGCCCTCCCATTCCCGCGGGAATGGAGGAATTCCTGGTGGCCTCACTCCGGCCACGCCGCCAGCCCGCTCCGGCCACCTCCAGAGCCAGGGACACCTTGCCTTTGGAAAAGCCATCCAGGAGAAGGCAGAGTGGGAGCCGAACTGA
- the LOC125325272 gene encoding extensin-like isoform X1: MFPGTSPALCRGTGMFPGCPWDVPCPVPGHRDGTGMSPGCPWGVPCPVPGHRDVPGMSLGCPLPCAGAPGCPQEGPRCHLLVPEPSPTWRHPEFSGSRQGSVACPRPRLPSRCSNREWGRAWSRPGGQPAGKTNPGKKLPGSGSPDTSRPLTCSSTAGATAPAGCPQPQGPGAGMPSSGPAPRPCPRSPHNVPKVPPGQGSASVPRSALPAPLCHQRSPRKPSVPVPALTPATFPPPTLSHRPQTHPTCAPKSSPTLSHHPQIRPTCAPKSSPTLSHRPQIHPTCAPKSSPTLSHRPQTRPTCAPKSIPPAPPKSKPTLCHLPQIQPHSVPSHLHPQIHPHLVPSHLCPPNPSHLHP; encoded by the exons ATGTTCCCGGGAACATCCCCTGCCCTGTGTCGGGGCACCGGGATGTTCCCGGGATGTCCCTGGGAtgtcccctgccctgtgccGGGGCACCGGgat ggcaccgGGATGTCCCCGGgatgtccctggggtgtcccctgccctgtgccGGGGCACCGGGATGTCCCCGGgatgtccctggggtgtcccctgccctgtgccGGGGCACCGGGATGTCCCCAGGAGGGTCCCCGGTGCCACCTCCTTGTCCCTGAGCCCTCGCCCACGTGGCGACACCCGGAGTTCTCCGGAAGCCGCCAGGGGTCTGTGGCCTGTCCCCGTCCCCGGCTGCCATCCCGCTGTTCCAACCGGGAATGGGGCAGGGCCTGGAGCCGGCCCGGTGGGCAACCAGCCGGGAAAACCAATCCCGGGAAAAAACTCCCGGGCTCGGGGAGCCCAGACACCTCCCGACccctcacctgcagcagcaccgcGGGTGCCACCGCACCCGccgggtgtccccagccccagggacccGGAGCGGGAATGCCGAGCTCAGGTCCTGCCCCtcggccgtgtccccgcagccCCCACAACGTCCCCAAAGTCCCCCCCGGCCAAGGCAGCGCCTCTGTCCCCAGATCCGCCCTGCCAGCCCCGCTGTGCCACCAGCGGTCACCCCGCAAACCCTCTGTGCCAGTCCCTGCCCTCACCCCGGCCACCTTCCCACCACCCACCCTGAGCCATCggccccaaacccatcccaccTGTgcccccaaatccagccccacCCTGAGCCATCACCCCCAAATCCGTCCCACCTGTgcccccaaatccagccccacCCTGAGCCATCggccccaaatccatcccacctgtgcccccaaatccagccccacCCTGAGCCATCGGCCCCAAACCCGTCCCACCTGTgcccccaaatccatcccaccTGCACCCCCCAAATCCAAACCCACCTTGTGCCATCtcccccaaatccagccccacTCTGTGCCCTCCCACCTGCACCCTCAAATCCATCCCCACCTTGTTCCATCCCACCTGTgccccccaaatccatcccaccTGCATCCCTAA